The DNA region GGTACATTCTGGAGACAGTATAACAATGTATCCAACCAGAACGCTTTCAAAGGATGTTCTCAATACTCTAAAGGAATATACAGAGAGAATTGTAAAATCACTTGAAATTAAGGGACTTGTAAATATACAATATGTTTTTGATGGAGATAATATATATGTAATAGAAGTAAATCCAAGAGCTTCCAGAACAGTGCCTATTTTGAGTAAAGTTACTGGAATACCTATGGTGAAGCTGGCAGTAGAAATTATACTTGGAAAGAAATTAAAAGACCTTGGATATGGAATTGGAATTAATGAGGAAAATAAATTGTGTGCAGTAAAGATACCAGTATTTTCTAATGAGAAGCTGGTAGATGTAGATACTTATTTAGGACCTGAAATGAAATCTACTGGTGAAGTACTTGGTGTAGGTGATAATTTTGAAGATGCTATATATAAGGGATTCTGTGCTGCAAATTATGAAATTCCTAAGAGTGGAAATATATATGTATCTTTAAAAGATATAGATAAAGAAGAGGGGTTACAGGTAGTTAAAAAATATATTGAACTTGGCTTCAATATAATTGCCTCTGAGGGTACAGGAAAATTCTTGAAGGATAATGGTATAAAGTGCAATATAGAGTCATTATCTGAAATAACTGATAATATGGTTGAGAGAAAAATAGCATTTATAATTGATTCACCTACAAAGGGAAATAACATAGATACCTTAGGATTTAAGCTTAGAAGAAAAGCAGCAGAACATAGAATACCAGTATTTACTTGTATAGATACTGCAAATATATTTGTAACTGCTGTAAATTATGAGATATCAGGTAAAGAAGTGGAATATTCACCTATGAATAAGTATTTTTTATAGTAGCACTTAAGTATATAGTAATAAATAACAAGTGAAAGCTTTAAAATAATAGAATACGTAAATGAGTTAATTATTTTAAAAGCTTTTAATTGGGAACTATATTAAAAATATAATAGAAACACTATCAAAATAAATTGTTCAAATAAAATAATTTTGATAGTGTTAATTTTTCATTGACTAGATTTTATTTTCATATGACTTATATTAAAAGTTTGCTTTGGATAGGCATTTGCGTATTGTTAATTTTAAATATACAAAAAATTATTATTAAAATATTTAACAATGAGTTATAATAAATAATGTATGTTGATGTAAGGAGGTTTTTAAATTGGGAAAACCAAGTATTTTTAGTAATCGGTATAGAAAAGAAATGAGAAAGAGGAGAAACAAAACTATCACTATTATAATAGTGATTGCCATTGTTGTTATACTTGGAATAATATTGATAAATGGCAGTCTAAATAATTGGACTAAAAATAATTTTAATACGAAAAAAGTATCTCAAGGGAATAATGATCCGAAACAAAATACAGTTAGTAAAAAAGATACAGCTGCAGCTGATGAAAAAGCAAAAGCTAAGGAAGAACCGCAAAAACCAGTTGACAAAACATTTACAGTAACTATGCCTGATGGAAAAGCTTTAAATATTATATATGATGATAGTTCAAGCGCAAGAAAAATCACAAATATACAAAATCAGGATTCTGATATAGATTTTAATATTAATCCCTCAGGTACATCAGCCGTTGCCTATGAGAAAAGCAAACAAAATGTGCTTCTTGTAAATGCAGATGGGACATCTTCTGATATTACAAATACTTCATATACATCAAGTAATGGAACAGTTTTTAGTAAAGATAGCATATTAGCACAAAACAATAATTACATATGGCAGCAGTCACCTAAATTTATAGATGATAATAATATAGCATATATAAGTCAATTACCATGGTTTGATAATAGGCCTTCTAAATTTATATGGAAATATAACATTAAAGATAAGACAAATATAAATACAAATATAACAGGTACCAATATTCAAATAAATAATATAAATAATAAAGGACTTGAGATAGTGATAGATAATGTTACTCAGTATCTAAAGGGAGACGGGTCTATAGCTAATTAAGGCATATTCAAATAGATAACTAGTCAGTATGCTAGAGCATCTTTGACTTACTATTTATTTTCACATGCCTAATTGTGTTTTGGGAGAGGTTTTATGGAGATAGGATTATCATCGGCAGTGTTTTATCCAAATGTTAAAACAGAGAATAGCATAAAATTGATTTCAGATTTAGGTTTTCTCTGTGCAGAAGTGTTTTTAAATAGTCCCTTTGAGTATGAAGTTGATTATGTAAAAAAACTTGTAGAGATAAAAGATAAATATAAATTAGAAATAAGCAGTGTGCATAGTTTTTCATCTTCCTTTGAGCCCTATCTTTTTGATGCATACAAAAGAAGAAGAAGAGATATGCTGAAATTTTTTGAGATGGTATGTAAGGCAGGAAAGCTTTTAGGAGCAAATTGTTATACTTTTCATGGAATGAGACTGGGACCTTCAGATTTTATAAGCAAAGAGCTTATACATGATGTTTATAATAATCTTACTTATATAGCAGCAGAAAATGAAATAAAATTAGCCCAGGAAAATGTATCCTGGTGTATGTCCAGCAGTATTGAATATTTAAGGAATTTAAAAGAGAATTGTAGATATCCTATATATTTTACTCTTGATATTAAGCAAGCTTACAGGGCAGGAGTAAATCCTATGGAATATTTAGAAGTTATGGATACAAATTTGATAAATTTTCATATTAATGATAGAGATGATAAACATACATGCTTGCTTCCTGGGGATGGAACTGTAGATTTTCAAAGTATATTCAATAAAATTAAGTCATTAAATTATACCGGTAATGCTATAATGGAAGTATATAGTAATAATTATAAGTCCTATGAAGACATAAAAAACTCTAAAAAATATTTAGAAAAATTTATCTGATGATTAGCTGCTACAATAGAGCCTAGCTGTAAAGGAAGATGAGCGAATGCAAAAGGAATTTTGGTTTATATATTTTTGTCAAAATGGATAATAAAGTATTTGCTCTAGATAATTTATATAAGCTTGGTTGAAGTGCAGAATTCAAATAAGTAAGATTCGGTGTTCTGAATAGGTTTAAACGATAAAATAATCAAAGTTATAATTGTAAACTTATACTTCTTTGTTATATAATATATAAAAGGATAACTTATTATGGAAATGTATATAAGAGAATAAGTTTGTATTATAACTATTTTTTAATACCATTTGTAAATATACAATAATATGTTATAATATTTAAGTTAAAATAAGAAGCTTGCACTTTATAGGAGGAGTTTACGTATGAACGCTAAAATGGAAAAAGTAGAAAATAATGTAGTTAAATTTGAAATAACAGTTGAAGCAGAAAAATTTAATGAGGCAGTAGAAAAGGCATATAAAAAAAATAAAACAAAATATAATATACCAGGATTCAGAAAGGGTAAAGCGCCTTTATCTATAATTAAGCAATATTATGGTGAGGGAGTATTTTATGAAGATGCAGTAAATTTTTGCTGTGATGATACATATCCAGTAGCTTTGGAAGAAAACAATATAAAGCCTGTAGATTACCCACAAATTGATGTAGTGGAAATTGGTTCAGGAAAAGATTTTGTATATACAGCTAAAGTAACTGTTACTCCAGAAGTTGAACTTGGACAATACGAAGGTGTAGAAGTTAAAAAAGTAGAATATCCGGTAACTGATGAAGACATAGAGAATGAATTGAAATCTACTCAAGAAAAAAATGCTAGAATAGAAACAAAAGAAGAAGATGGAATTGTAGAAAATGGAAATATAGCAGTTATTGATTTTAAAGGATTTGTAGATGGAGTAGCTTTTGAAGGTGGAGAAGGTACTGATTATTCTTTAGAAATAGGCAGTGGCGCTTTCATAGATAATTTTGAAGATCAGCTTGTTGGATTAAAAAAAGGAGAAACTAAAGAGGTAGAAGTTACTTTCCCTGAAGAATATGGTAAGGAAGAGCTAAATGGTAAGAAAGCTACTTTCACTGTAACTATAAAGGAAATAAAAATCAAAGAATTACCTGAAATAGATGATGAATTTGTAAAAGAAGTGTCAGAATTCGATACATTAGATGAACTTAAAAAGGATATAAGAACAAAAAAGGAAGAAAGCGATAATGCCAGAGCAAAGGCAGAATACGAAGACCATGTTGTAGATGCAGTATGCGATAACGCAAAGGTTGATATTCCAGAAATTATGGTAAAGAATGAAACTGATCAAATGATTAAAGAATTGGAAACAAAATTGAAATATCAAGGGTTAGATCTGGAATCTTATTACAAATTTACAAATAGCTCAGAAGAAAAAGTTAGAGATTACATGAAGGAAACAGCAGAAAAAAGAGTTAAGACAAGACTTGTTATTGAAAAGATAGCTACTGTTGTAGATGTGAAGCCAACAGAGGAAGAATTACTAGAGAAGGCAACTGAAGCTGCTAAACAATATGGAACTAAAGATATAGAAAAAATGGCAAAACTACTTTTAGATGCACAAAGACCTATGTTAGAACAAGATTTAACAAATGGAAAGGTAATAGACTTATTAGTAAATAGCAGTAAGGCAATAGACTAAAAAATTTTTAATTATATATTGATTATTTGCTGTGATATGTTAGCATAATATAAAAGGGGTTAATTGCCAGAATGGATTTCTGGCAATTAATTTTAATATTCATATAATGAGGAGGGAATTTGTATGGCTTTAGTACCAATGGTAGTAGAACAAACAAATAGAGGAGAAAGGTCTTATGATATATATTCTAGGCTTTTAAAGGACAGAATTGTATTTTTAGGTGAAGAAGTAAATGATACAACTGCTAGTCTAATTGTTGCTCAACTTTTATTTTTAGAAAGTGAAGATCCTGATAAGGATATATCACTATACATAAATAGTCCAGGAGGTTCAATAACTGCTGGTATGGCTATTTATGATACAATGCAATATATAAAACCCGATGTATCAACAATTTGTGTTGGTATGGCAGCATCAATGGGAGCATTTTTGTTAACTGCTGGTGCAAAGGGAAAAAGATTTGCACTGCCAAATAGTGAAATAATGATTCATCAACCATTAGGTGGTTTCCAGGGTCAGGCAACAGATATAGGTATACATGCTAATAGGATATTAAGCATTAAAAAGAAATTAAATTCAATTTTAAGTGAGAGAACTGGTCAGCCTTTAGAAACTATAGAGAGAGATACTGAAAGAGATAATTTCTTGGAAGCTGTAGCTGCTAAAGAGTATGGATTAATTGATGAAGTTATTACAAAAAAGAAATAACCTTATAAAGGGGTGCTGATATGTCAAAATTTGAGGATAAGAAACAATTA from Clostridium pasteurianum BC1 includes:
- a CDS encoding sugar phosphate isomerase/epimerase family protein translates to MEIGLSSAVFYPNVKTENSIKLISDLGFLCAEVFLNSPFEYEVDYVKKLVEIKDKYKLEISSVHSFSSSFEPYLFDAYKRRRRDMLKFFEMVCKAGKLLGANCYTFHGMRLGPSDFISKELIHDVYNNLTYIAAENEIKLAQENVSWCMSSSIEYLRNLKENCRYPIYFTLDIKQAYRAGVNPMEYLEVMDTNLINFHINDRDDKHTCLLPGDGTVDFQSIFNKIKSLNYTGNAIMEVYSNNYKSYEDIKNSKKYLEKFI
- the tig gene encoding trigger factor — its product is MNAKMEKVENNVVKFEITVEAEKFNEAVEKAYKKNKTKYNIPGFRKGKAPLSIIKQYYGEGVFYEDAVNFCCDDTYPVALEENNIKPVDYPQIDVVEIGSGKDFVYTAKVTVTPEVELGQYEGVEVKKVEYPVTDEDIENELKSTQEKNARIETKEEDGIVENGNIAVIDFKGFVDGVAFEGGEGTDYSLEIGSGAFIDNFEDQLVGLKKGETKEVEVTFPEEYGKEELNGKKATFTVTIKEIKIKELPEIDDEFVKEVSEFDTLDELKKDIRTKKEESDNARAKAEYEDHVVDAVCDNAKVDIPEIMVKNETDQMIKELETKLKYQGLDLESYYKFTNSSEEKVRDYMKETAEKRVKTRLVIEKIATVVDVKPTEEELLEKATEAAKQYGTKDIEKMAKLLLDAQRPMLEQDLTNGKVIDLLVNSSKAID
- the clpP gene encoding ATP-dependent Clp endopeptidase proteolytic subunit ClpP, coding for MALVPMVVEQTNRGERSYDIYSRLLKDRIVFLGEEVNDTTASLIVAQLLFLESEDPDKDISLYINSPGGSITAGMAIYDTMQYIKPDVSTICVGMAASMGAFLLTAGAKGKRFALPNSEIMIHQPLGGFQGQATDIGIHANRILSIKKKLNSILSERTGQPLETIERDTERDNFLEAVAAKEYGLIDEVITKKK